The following proteins are encoded in a genomic region of Jaculus jaculus isolate mJacJac1 chromosome 13, mJacJac1.mat.Y.cur, whole genome shotgun sequence:
- the LOC123454127 gene encoding 60S ribosomal protein L32, translating to MAALRPLVKPKIVKKRTKKFIRHQSDRYVKIKRNWRKPRGIDNRVRRRFKGQILMPNIGYGSNKKTKHMLPSGFRKFLVHNVKELEVLLMCNKSYCAEIAHNVSSKNRKAIVERAAQLAIRVTNPNARLRSEENE from the coding sequence ATGGCTGCCCTCAGACCTCTGGTGAAGCCCAAGATTGTCAAAAAGAGGACCAAGAAGTTCATCCGGCACCAGTCAGACCGATATGTCAAAATTAAGCGTAACTGGCGGAAACCCAGAGGTATTGACAACAGGGTGCGGAGAAGATTCAAAGGCCAAATTCTGATGCCCAACATTGGTTATGggagcaacaagaaaacaaagcacatgCTGCCCAGTGGCTTCCGGAAGTTCCTGGTCCACAACGTCAAGGAGCTGGAAGTGCTCCTAATGTGCAACAAATCTTACTGTGCTGAGATTGCTCACAACGTTTCTTCGAAGAACCgcaaagccattgtggaaagagcGGCCCAGCTGGCTATTAGAGTCACCAATCCCAACGCCAGGCTGCGcagtgaagaaaatgaataa